Below is a window of Solanum stenotomum isolate F172 chromosome 7, ASM1918654v1, whole genome shotgun sequence DNA.
CCGATGATGGTATTCATCAATTTgttatcatttttcttaataaatagaCCCCGACCATTAATTTTGACCCTCGGTTTTTGCACTATTTTTGTATTACTAAAACTCATTTCAAAATGTTTGTCAATGAAAATTTGACTAATACTTATATTATGGGCGAAGCaaggaattttaaaaaaagtgactATACTTTGGTCTTTATTAATAACTCTAACTATATTATAGGTATTTGTCGTTCATAATAAGTATTTGAGGTGTGAAAAATAGTCATTATTTTGAGGTGCCAGATGGTTgtattaaggggtcgtttggtagagtgtattaggaaaataatgcatgtattaggtgtgtgtattagtaatacattgtTTGGTACACCTTTTTATgtcatgtataactaatgcttgcattagttatacactatattgtgtattaagttgtgtattactaataccaagaaattctaggtattagtaatacatagcaCTTTAACACttgcattatattatataattacaaaactaccctcaaagccttttaaaaaaacattttccattgTACTTGTTTTAGAAACTTTTCATCTACTATGTACTTTGTCAATGGAAAGTCAAGGCTGAGTTTCTTCTTCCTTCTGCTCAATCAAACAATATTTGCTCATCTCCAAAAGGTTAGTACTCTTATCTTtcattattatttgatttttctacCTCTATTTCACAATTTGGGTTTAATTCTTTCTCTATCAAAATCAACGATTTAGATTTTGCCAACCATTTTGGAATGCAATGAAAGtgttttgttaattttaagTTAGCAAATTGTTGTGAAAAAGTCAGTCGTCCAAAGTTAATAGATCTGATGATGATATTTAGGTTTAGCTTGTTTTTTAATATGCTTTGAGTTcatctatttcactttttatatGGTcgaaaattataaatttatgcaCATAGCTACTTATTTAAAAGCTTTATAtgtgttcatttttatttttatgacaaATATAGGTGTTATTATGGATCTTCAACCATTAGCAggtattgaatatattattcttaTGGAGATATTGTTTCAGCAAGTTCTTGTTCTCCTTATTTGTCTTTTCATGGCTAGTTATGGTTATTCTCTAAGAAGACGATGTCAAAACAGACGTGAAGTTAGGTATCGTATGAGTGTTCGAGTTCCAAAAATCATTTCTCACTTACACTATGTCATAAATGATAATGGTAGTGTATGTATCGATAAGTTAAGAATGGATAGAAATGCCTTTCACACTTTAGTTCTCTTAACTAAGGATGTTGGAGGTCTGACTGATAGTAAAAGTATGTCAAGCAGCGAAAAATTAGCaatgtttttaaatatcttgGCTCATCATGAGAAAAATAGATCCATCAAGGTTGATTATATTAGATCGGGATGGAGCGTAAGTCAGGCTTTCAATGAATGCTTGAGTGCTATTCTCAAACTAGCTCCATTGCTACTTGTTAATCCTAAACCGGTACTTGAGGATGAGATTGAAGATCGATGGAaatggtttgaggtaggtgaaatTGTCGTTTAGCATCTTTTAACTAATATACAAAATATGCAGTTTTAAcagtttatgaaaaaattatatattttgagatAACACTATAATTTATCTTAAAGGGTTGTTTAGGTGCACTAGATGGTACTTACATTCCCATTAGAGTTCCAATCCAACACAAACCAAGATATAGAACAAGAAAAGGAGAGATAGCAACTAATGTTTTGGGAGTTTGTGATAGAAATCTCAATTTTACTTATGTATTACCTGGATGGGAAGGTTCAGCTGCCGATGGTCGTGTATTACGAGATGCTATAGTACGAAGGAATGGTTTGAAAATTCATGAGGGTAGGCCTTTTATATGCTTTCAAGTTACATTATAGAAAGAATGGTACTAGTAActaaattatatgtttatattatAGGTAACTATTATTTGTGTGATGGAGGATATACGAATGGAAAAGGATTTCTTTCACCTTATCGAGGTTATAGATATTGGTTAAAGGATTGGCGCGGCGATAATCCATCGCCTCGATGTAAAGAAGAGCTTTTCAACATGAGGCATGCTAGAGCTCGTAATGTAATTGAAAGGGCATTTGGTTTGTTGAAAGGACGTTGGGGAATTCTTAGAAGTTCTTCATGGTACTCGGTTAAGATTCATAACAGGATCATTAGTGCTTGTTGCTTGATTCATAATTTCATTCGTAGAGAGATGGAAGTGGATCCCTTAGACATTGATATAGAAGAACAAATGGAGTATCAACATGAGAATATTGATGTTATTGAATCGTCGGAGGAGTGGACCACTTGGAGGGATGAGTTGGCTCAATCAATGTGGAATGCAAGATTTAACAATTGACATATTGCTACATTTTGAACTATATTGCTACTTATTAGCTATAGAACCTTTTTGGACTTCATTTGCTCTTTAGAACTGGCCTAGTATAAATAGTTTAACTGCCAGAAACTTCTGATTTTTGTGACCTTAATTGCACACCCTTATGTACTCTTCACATCTCTTttgttatatgttttagtttatAGTGAATCTTATGATATTTGGTTCTTTctgatttttttgataatctGCCGCACAAGTTCTTATAGGCGAAATGAATAGTCAAACATCatcaaataagaaatcaaaaaaatcaaGCAACACAACACCTTCAACACGAAGGACATGGATTCCAGAAGAAGAACAAACTCTTTTAGATGGGCTTAAAGAGTTGTGTGCTAATGGTTGGAGAGGTGATAATGGAACCTTTAGACCAGGGCACTTGATGGAGTTAGAGCGTTATATACACAAATATCA
It encodes the following:
- the LOC125869813 gene encoding uncharacterized protein LOC125869813, translating into MDRNAFHTLVLLTKDVGGLTDSKSMSSSEKLAMFLNILAHHEKNRSIKVDYIRSGWSVSQAFNECLSAILKLAPLLLVNPKPVLEDEIEDRWKWFEGCLGALDGTYIPIRVPIQHKPRYRTRKGEIATNVLGVCDRNLNFTYVLPGWEGSAADGRVLRDAIVRRNGLKIHEGNYYLCDGGYTNGKGFLSPYRGYRYWLKDWRGDNPSPRCKEELFNMRHARARNVIERAFGLLKGRWGILRSSSWYSVKIHNRIISACCLIHNFIRREMEVDPLDIDIEEQMEYQHENIDVIESSEEWTTWRDELAQSIGDNGTFRPGHLMELERYIHKYHPRSGLKGEPHIRNKMRYWKRCYGSIALLKTRSGLGFQYSDGTIIVDDPKHWIDFIKIDPLAKKMNTKKWPLFKDWEEIFGKDRATGEFAEGPLDATEEIQKSQAPQHSNDMSLGFLIDVDLDDDDEEEENAYHNSKIGTEEAENATGQDEFATAEDFTEPSSFTGAENVTGPSVFNEGENVAGSENEHAGSRKGHKQGEYSKRSSSNVNEKEKSKKRKKIVEDDSETFLKGMMEVMKNFTESQDKRIGSLIEKMGDRDRSDVRGQVYSILESPAFELYTTEQRIKAAMILCKDDKKMELFLRMGEHDRQTMMWMAVHDKL